In the genome of Pseudonocardia cypriaca, the window GCCGGTGGCGGGTGGTCGGCCGCACCCGTGACCTCGCCATCGAGGACGGCGGCGCTCCCCCGAGCGGACCCGTTCCGGTCTACGCCGTGAGCGCGGCGGCGCACGGTGAGCGCTCGGGGGAGATCCGGTCGGACGGGTGACGAACCCGCGGGGGACGTGATCTCGGCGGCGGTGACCCACGGATTCCGACGTTTCGGGCAGACTGGACAGGCGCGCCTAAATCGGGCGTACCTCCCGGACGTGCCGGGGACCCGAGACGGAATCAGGAAAGAGGACATGAACCTTCGGATCTTCGGCTGGTCCTATGCGGTGACGGCCGCCTCGCTCGTCGTCGCCCTCCTGTACGGGGGCTGGGAGGCGCTCATCCTCTGCGCGGTCCTGGGCATCCTCGAAGTCTCGCTGTCGTTCGACAACGCCGTGGTCAACGCCACCGTGCTGGAGCGCATGAGCGAGTTCTGGCAGAAGATCTTCCTCACGATCGGCATCCTGATCGCCGTCTTCGGCATGCGGCTGGTGTTCCCCCTGCTGATCGTGGGGATCACCGCGGACCTCAACCCGGTCGAGGCCGTCACCCTGGCACTCGAACGACGGCCGGAGGACGACCCCACCAGCTACGCCTACCTCCTCAACGAGGCGTACCCGCAGATCGCGGCCTTCGGCGGCATGTTCCTGCTCATGCTGTTCCTGGACTGGGTGTTCACCGAGCGCGAGCACACCTGGCTGAGCTGGGTGGAGCGCCCGCTCGCCCGGATCGGGCAGCTCAACCGGATCTCGGTCGTCATCGCCATCGTCGCGCTCGTGCTGCTGGCCACCTTCCTCGCCGACGAACCCACCGTCGTCCTGATCGCCGGCTCGCTGGGGCTCATCACCTACCTGGCCGTCAACGGGCTGGGGGACTTCTTCGAGCAGGCCGGACAGAAGCAGCTCGAGGCCTTCGAGGAGGAGGACGCCGCCGGGCCCCGCAACGGTTCCGGCCCGTCGCAGCTCGCCAAGGCCACTGGCAAGGCCGGCTTCTTCCTGTTCCTCTACCTCGAGGTCCTGGACGCCGCCTTCTCCTTCGACGGCGTGATCGGCGCGTTCGCGATCACCACCGACCCGATCATCATCGCGCTCGGCCTCGGGCTCATCGGCGCGATGTTCGTGCGGTCGCTCACGGTGTTCCTCGTCCGCAAGGGCACGCTCGCCGACTACGTCTACCTCGAGCACGGGGCCCATTGGGCGATCGGAGCCCTTGCTGCCATCCTGCTCGTCGGAATCGGATATCACGTCAACGAGGTGGTCACCGGACTCGTCGGGGTCGCGTTCATCCTGTCGGCGCTCGCCAGCAGCATCCTGCGCAACCGCAGGCTGGCGGCGCAGGGTGTCGAGACCCGCAAGACGGCCGACGAGCTGGCCGCCGACCACACCAGCGTCTGATCAGTTCATCGCTACGAGGGGGTACGTGTGAGTATCAACATGACCAAGGGGCAGAAGGTTTCGCTGGCCAAGCGCGGCGGCGGCACCCTGACCTTGGTCCGGATGGGCCTCGGATGGGACGCGGTGAAGAAGCGCGGCCTGTTCGGCTCGAAGTCCCAGTCGATCGACCTCGACGCGTCCGCGCTGCTGTTCGACACGGCCGGCAATCTCGTCGACGCCGTGTGGTTCCGGCAGCTGCG includes:
- a CDS encoding DUF475 domain-containing protein, translating into MNLRIFGWSYAVTAASLVVALLYGGWEALILCAVLGILEVSLSFDNAVVNATVLERMSEFWQKIFLTIGILIAVFGMRLVFPLLIVGITADLNPVEAVTLALERRPEDDPTSYAYLLNEAYPQIAAFGGMFLLMLFLDWVFTEREHTWLSWVERPLARIGQLNRISVVIAIVALVLLATFLADEPTVVLIAGSLGLITYLAVNGLGDFFEQAGQKQLEAFEEEDAAGPRNGSGPSQLAKATGKAGFFLFLYLEVLDAAFSFDGVIGAFAITTDPIIIALGLGLIGAMFVRSLTVFLVRKGTLADYVYLEHGAHWAIGALAAILLVGIGYHVNEVVTGLVGVAFILSALASSILRNRRLAAQGVETRKTADELAADHTSV